The following proteins come from a genomic window of Pseudomonas sp. MAG733B:
- a CDS encoding DUF1428 domain-containing protein → MSYVDGFVAAVPTANREKFKKHAEMAAAIFIENGALSLAECWGDDVPDGKVTSLPMAVKLKEDETVVFSWIVWPDKPTRDAGMAKLMTDPRVQPDVNPMPFDGQRMIFGGFEMIVKA, encoded by the coding sequence ATGTCTTATGTCGATGGCTTTGTTGCTGCTGTACCCACCGCCAACCGCGAAAAGTTCAAGAAGCACGCCGAGATGGCCGCTGCCATTTTCATCGAGAACGGCGCGCTCAGCCTCGCCGAGTGCTGGGGCGACGATGTCCCCGACGGCAAGGTGACCTCGCTGCCCATGGCGGTGAAACTCAAAGAGGACGAAACCGTGGTGTTTTCCTGGATTGTCTGGCCGGACAAGCCTACCCGTGATGCCGGGATGGCGAAGTTGATGACCGATCCGAGGGTCCAGCCAGACGTCAATCCAATGCCGTTCGATGGTCAAAGGATGATTTTCGGCGGTTTTGAAATGATCGTGAAAGCTTGA
- the thpR gene encoding RNA 2',3'-cyclic phosphodiesterase, with the protein MTDESREPFKRLFFALDCAPAQRKAIAQWRSALQLRSGRPVPAENFHLTLKFLGSVAIAQIADICDAAASVRTSGERLTVLLDRLDVWRRAGALVLAPEQAPPALLRLVYDLEQVLLPFALEDAPREFRPHLTLARDYRAPVPESAMPPEFFLRADRFILFESHKGRYRALAEWPLGNG; encoded by the coding sequence ATGACTGACGAATCCCGTGAACCGTTCAAACGACTGTTCTTCGCCCTGGACTGCGCCCCGGCGCAACGCAAGGCCATCGCCCAATGGCGCAGCGCGTTGCAGCTGAGGAGTGGGCGCCCGGTGCCGGCGGAGAATTTTCACCTGACCCTGAAGTTTCTGGGGTCGGTCGCCATAGCGCAGATTGCTGATATCTGTGATGCGGCTGCGTCTGTGCGCACATCGGGCGAACGTTTGACCGTGTTGCTCGATCGATTGGATGTCTGGCGCAGGGCCGGGGCGTTGGTCCTGGCGCCGGAGCAGGCACCACCAGCGTTATTGCGGCTGGTGTATGACCTGGAACAGGTGTTGTTGCCGTTTGCACTGGAGGATGCGCCACGGGAGTTTCGACCGCACCTGACGCTGGCCCGCGACTATCGCGCGCCGGTCCCGGAATCCGCCATGCCGCCGGAATTTTTCCTGCGCGCCGATCGCTTCATCCTGTTCGAATCGCACAAGGGCCGTTATCGGGCGCTGGCCGAATGGCCGCTGGGCAACGGATAA